A window of the Pantoea sp. Lij88 genome harbors these coding sequences:
- a CDS encoding FAD-binding oxidoreductase, whose protein sequence is MPQRIAVIGAGVLGLAVAQSLSRRGAQVTVFDKNYPGSGTSQISYAWVNANGKEPTRYHDLNAHAIDEHKRWQASHPASPRWLLETGTLEWAADESSLRQLVQRAAKLTTLDYPVEKRSRAALLCAVPELRLDPRVQHAWFFPSECLLYPSLFIASLLADLRVSGGQLVCNSEVTTLTESAGDVHLTLASGDEWRGDRLVLATGRWAPELLSQCGLELAMTDANRADPAACSFLAQTQPLPISLKANLITPELNVRPDGGGRLMLQALDLDQHADPARPVSPDGLIGKEMLRRLRRLFKNTEGARIERIETGQRSRPADGLPALGYINESARVYLMVSHSGMTLAPLLGRLVAEEMLSGTGSPMLSAFAPHRLLRPLSAGTKKAPAYLPAAQ, encoded by the coding sequence ATGCCACAACGTATTGCCGTAATCGGTGCAGGCGTGCTGGGTTTAGCCGTCGCGCAGTCATTGTCGCGACGGGGCGCACAGGTCACCGTCTTCGATAAAAACTACCCTGGCAGCGGAACCAGTCAGATCAGCTATGCCTGGGTCAATGCCAACGGCAAAGAACCCACCCGCTACCATGATCTTAATGCCCATGCGATAGACGAGCATAAGCGCTGGCAGGCCAGTCATCCTGCATCGCCCCGTTGGCTGCTGGAAACCGGCACGCTGGAGTGGGCAGCCGATGAATCCTCCCTGCGACAGCTGGTGCAGCGCGCAGCAAAGCTCACTACGCTGGATTACCCCGTTGAGAAACGTAGCCGCGCCGCGCTACTGTGTGCCGTGCCCGAGCTGCGGCTCGATCCCCGCGTTCAGCACGCGTGGTTTTTCCCGTCAGAGTGTCTGCTTTATCCGAGCCTGTTTATCGCCTCACTGCTGGCTGACCTGCGCGTCAGTGGGGGTCAGCTGGTCTGCAATAGTGAGGTGACGACGCTGACGGAATCGGCTGGGGATGTGCATCTTACGCTGGCCAGTGGTGATGAATGGCGCGGCGATCGGCTGGTGCTGGCGACCGGCCGCTGGGCACCAGAGCTGCTGAGCCAGTGCGGACTTGAACTGGCGATGACCGATGCAAACCGTGCCGATCCGGCTGCCTGCAGTTTTCTTGCGCAGACGCAGCCTCTGCCGATATCACTTAAAGCCAATCTGATTACCCCGGAGCTGAATGTGCGGCCGGATGGTGGTGGTCGTCTGATGCTGCAGGCGCTGGATCTGGATCAGCATGCCGATCCGGCGCGTCCGGTCTCACCGGATGGACTGATTGGCAAAGAGATGCTGCGTCGATTGCGGCGGCTGTTCAAAAACACGGAAGGGGCGAGAATTGAGCGGATTGAAACAGGACAGCGATCGCGTCCGGCAGATGGATTGCCTGCCCTGGGCTACATCAATGAGTCAGCACGCGTCTATCTGATGGTCAGCCATAGCGGCATGACCCTTGCCCCGTTACTGGGCAGGCTGGTGGCTGAGGAGATGCTGAGCGGCACAGGCTCACCCATGCTGAGTGCGTTTGCACCGCATCGGTTGCTGCGTCCGCTCAGTGCGGGCACTAAAAAAGCGCCCGCTTATCTTCCGGCTGCGCAGTAA
- the zigA gene encoding zinc metallochaperone GTPase ZigA, whose protein sequence is MPLSLLTSGDPRLPVAVLSGFLGAGKTTLLNHILNNREGRRIAVIVNDMSEINIDAALVRDGGAQLSRTDEKLVEMSNGCICCTLREDLLLEVKRLAQAGRFDHLVIESTGISEPLPVAETFTFEDEEGESLSAYARLDSMITVVDGFNFLRDYRSVDDLQSRGESLGEEDERSVVDLLVDQIEFCDLLVLNKTDLLSQTQLHELQGMLRALNPHALIVNSEFGQVPLDCLLNTNRFDFDRAAQAPGWLQTLRGEHQPESEEYGIRSFVYRARRPFHPQRFWEVVNHQLDGVIRSKGYFWLASRPDYAAMWSQAGAVARQGYAGRWWVSVPRTEWPQDADSLNFIAEQWQEGTGDARQELVFIGIEMDEKQILAALDHALLTPDEMAAGPEHWINLADPVPAWFDETTA, encoded by the coding sequence ATGCCACTCTCCCTTCTCACATCCGGGGATCCCCGTCTGCCGGTTGCGGTCCTCTCCGGCTTTCTCGGTGCCGGTAAAACCACCCTGCTCAATCACATTCTCAACAACCGCGAAGGACGGCGGATCGCGGTCATCGTTAATGATATGTCTGAAATTAATATTGACGCTGCGCTGGTGCGTGATGGCGGCGCACAGCTGTCACGCACGGATGAAAAGCTGGTCGAAATGAGTAACGGCTGCATCTGCTGCACGTTGCGGGAAGACCTGCTGCTGGAGGTGAAACGTCTGGCGCAGGCCGGTCGCTTCGATCATCTGGTCATTGAGTCTACCGGCATCTCTGAACCGCTGCCGGTTGCTGAAACCTTTACGTTTGAAGATGAAGAAGGTGAAAGCCTGTCGGCATATGCCCGTCTGGATAGCATGATTACCGTAGTGGATGGCTTCAACTTCCTGCGCGATTACCGTTCAGTCGATGATCTTCAGTCTCGCGGCGAGTCGCTGGGCGAGGAGGATGAGCGGTCAGTGGTTGATTTGCTGGTGGATCAGATTGAGTTCTGTGATTTGCTGGTTCTGAACAAAACGGATTTGCTCAGCCAGACGCAATTGCATGAACTGCAGGGCATGCTGCGTGCGCTTAACCCGCACGCACTCATTGTGAACAGCGAATTTGGCCAGGTGCCGCTGGACTGCCTGCTGAATACCAATCGGTTCGATTTCGACCGGGCAGCACAGGCTCCCGGCTGGTTGCAGACACTTCGCGGTGAGCATCAGCCTGAATCAGAGGAGTATGGCATTCGCAGTTTTGTCTATCGCGCCCGCCGTCCGTTCCATCCGCAGCGTTTCTGGGAAGTAGTTAATCACCAGCTTGACGGGGTTATTCGTTCTAAAGGCTACTTCTGGCTCGCCAGCCGGCCTGACTATGCCGCGATGTGGTCGCAGGCGGGCGCAGTGGCGCGTCAGGGTTATGCCGGGCGCTGGTGGGTCAGCGTGCCACGAACGGAGTGGCCACAGGATGCAGACTCACTCAATTTCATCGCAGAACAATGGCAGGAAGGCACCGGCGATGCACGTCAGGAGCTGGTATTCATCGGCATTGAAATGGATGAAAAACAGATACTTGCCGCTCTGGACCACGCACTGCTGACACCCGATGAGATGGCTGCAGGCCCTGAGCACTGGATCAATCTGGCCGATCCGGTACCTGCCTGGTTCGATGAGACAACCGCCTGA
- a CDS encoding ASCH domain-containing protein, protein MQQLTLVPRLVPDVRSGAKTSTIRWQEADIVTGPLKLVNEQDAGDTVIVWVTKIETLCLSEVAARLGKEAEWPDAELLAGMREHYPAIRLSSEVQLITHLTPAETQQKLTER, encoded by the coding sequence ATGCAACAACTCACACTGGTGCCGCGTCTTGTGCCTGATGTCAGAAGCGGCGCGAAAACATCAACGATACGCTGGCAGGAAGCCGATATCGTCACCGGCCCGCTGAAACTGGTGAATGAGCAGGATGCCGGGGACACGGTCATCGTCTGGGTGACGAAAATCGAAACACTGTGCTTAAGCGAGGTGGCCGCGCGGCTGGGGAAAGAGGCGGAATGGCCGGATGCGGAGCTGCTGGCAGGGATGCGCGAGCACTATCCGGCAATCCGGCTGAGCAGTGAGGTGCAGCTGATCACTCACCTCACGCCCGCCGAAACGCAGCAGAAGCTCACTGAACGGTGA
- a CDS encoding XRE family transcriptional regulator: MNTPISIIANALVRERQRAGLSLAEVARRAGIAKSTLSQLEAGNGNPGIETLWSLCVTLNIPFSRLLEPDARRLQVIRRGEGLTVTADLADYQAVLLASCPPGVRRDIYLLEVQPGSERISQPHIPNTIEHIIMAKGRALVGPVDSAVELDVGDYITYPGDELHIFRALEADTLALLVIEHS, translated from the coding sequence TTGAATACCCCTATCAGCATTATTGCCAATGCCTTAGTGCGTGAACGTCAGCGAGCCGGCCTGTCACTGGCTGAAGTGGCGCGCCGCGCAGGGATCGCCAAATCCACATTGTCACAGCTGGAAGCGGGTAATGGTAATCCGGGGATTGAGACGTTGTGGTCGCTGTGCGTGACGCTGAATATCCCCTTTTCACGTCTGCTGGAGCCGGATGCGCGTCGTCTGCAGGTGATCCGTCGTGGAGAAGGCCTTACAGTGACCGCCGATCTGGCTGATTATCAGGCCGTTTTGCTGGCATCCTGCCCGCCCGGCGTCCGGCGTGATATCTATCTGCTGGAGGTTCAGCCCGGCAGCGAACGCATATCCCAGCCTCATATTCCCAATACCATCGAGCATATTATTATGGCTAAAGGGCGTGCGCTGGTTGGCCCGGTCGACAGTGCGGTGGAGCTGGATGTGGGTGATTACATTACCTATCCGGGCGATGAGCTGCATATCTTCCGGGCGCTGGAAGCCGATACACTGGCGCTGCTGGTGATTGAGCACAGCTGA
- a CDS encoding AzlC family ABC transporter permease — MLFPQMQLLDKGVVKAIFLVCLADGIVGLSYGSLASADGFPLWVPLALSTLVLAGASEFLFIGIVAGGGSPFTAAAAGLLVNARHLPFGIAVKDLVGKGPSGWFGCHIMNDESVVFGISQPQLAQRRSAYWLCGIGIGFIWPVSVMTGAAIGKFIPDVSVIGLDAVFPAILIALIFPALRQRRTRIPATVGALLSLLATPLVPAGMPVLFSLLGLLTWRSRK; from the coding sequence ATGCTTTTTCCGCAAATGCAGTTGCTGGACAAAGGGGTGGTCAAGGCGATTTTTCTGGTCTGCCTGGCTGATGGAATTGTCGGATTATCCTATGGCTCGCTGGCTTCCGCCGACGGGTTTCCGCTCTGGGTGCCGCTGGCGCTGTCAACGCTGGTGCTGGCGGGCGCGTCGGAGTTTCTGTTTATCGGCATCGTGGCCGGAGGAGGCAGCCCTTTTACCGCCGCCGCGGCGGGTCTGCTGGTTAACGCGCGTCACCTGCCGTTTGGCATTGCAGTCAAGGATCTGGTGGGAAAGGGTCCGTCCGGCTGGTTTGGCTGTCACATCATGAACGATGAAAGCGTGGTGTTTGGTATCTCTCAGCCGCAGCTGGCTCAGCGTCGCAGCGCCTACTGGCTGTGCGGCATCGGTATTGGCTTTATCTGGCCGGTGAGTGTGATGACCGGGGCGGCGATTGGGAAGTTTATTCCTGACGTCTCGGTAATCGGCCTGGATGCGGTATTCCCGGCCATCCTGATCGCCCTGATCTTCCCGGCGCTGCGCCAGCGACGCACGCGAATCCCTGCCACCGTCGGCGCGCTGCTCTCCCTGCTGGCGACGCCGCTGGTCCCGGCAGGCATGCCGGTGCTTTTCTCACTGCTGGGCCTGCTGACATGGAGATCGCGCAAATGA
- a CDS encoding AzlD domain-containing protein, producing the protein MTHQGMIIAGIAMLAAGTYLMRFAGVRLGNRLPISERTQQMLSDAATVLLLAVAATTTLFEGQHFAGVARVAGVGFALLLAWRRAPLIVIILGAAAMTALLRFLGVP; encoded by the coding sequence ATGACGCATCAGGGAATGATCATTGCCGGGATCGCCATGCTGGCTGCCGGAACGTATCTGATGCGCTTTGCCGGCGTCAGGCTGGGAAACCGTCTGCCGATCAGCGAACGCACCCAGCAGATGCTCTCAGACGCTGCCACGGTATTGCTGCTGGCGGTTGCGGCCACGACGACGCTGTTTGAGGGCCAGCATTTTGCCGGTGTGGCTCGGGTGGCTGGCGTGGGCTTTGCCCTGTTGCTGGCATGGCGTCGGGCGCCGCTGATTGTCATTATTCTGGGAGCGGCGGCGATGACGGCGCTGCTGCGTTTCCTCGGCGTGCCCTGA
- a CDS encoding DJ-1/PfpI family protein, whose translation MNRPLQIGLLLFPDVTQLDLTGPWEVFARTPGVECHLIWKDRQPVRSDRGLSIVPTTTFDTCPPLDVICVPGGPGQIALMSDDVTLNFLRQQAAQAQWITSVCTGSLVLGAAGLLKGYRATSHWSSIDQLALLGAEPVSQRVVRDRNRISGAGVTSGIDFALTLVAEIAGDAVAKAVQLQMEYDPEPPFTSGSPQTAPPQEVEQARAKMAAFLATRREATERAAQRLQADQLTDAGDTQQQK comes from the coding sequence ATGAATCGTCCGCTTCAGATTGGTCTTCTGCTTTTCCCTGATGTCACCCAGCTCGATTTAACCGGTCCGTGGGAAGTGTTTGCGCGCACGCCCGGCGTTGAATGTCATCTGATCTGGAAAGATCGTCAGCCGGTACGCTCCGATCGCGGCCTGTCGATAGTGCCCACCACCACGTTTGATACGTGCCCGCCGCTGGATGTGATCTGTGTGCCTGGCGGGCCGGGGCAGATCGCCCTGATGTCAGACGACGTCACGCTGAATTTTCTTCGTCAGCAGGCCGCTCAGGCGCAGTGGATAACGTCGGTCTGCACCGGGTCGCTGGTGCTGGGGGCCGCCGGATTGCTGAAGGGATACCGTGCGACCTCGCACTGGAGTTCCATCGATCAGCTGGCCTTGCTGGGCGCGGAGCCGGTCAGTCAGCGGGTGGTGCGTGACCGCAATCGTATCAGTGGCGCGGGCGTGACATCAGGTATCGATTTCGCCCTGACGCTGGTGGCAGAAATCGCCGGTGATGCGGTCGCAAAAGCGGTTCAGCTGCAGATGGAATATGATCCCGAACCGCCGTTCACCAGCGGGTCGCCGCAAACCGCACCGCCACAGGAAGTGGAGCAGGCAAGGGCGAAAATGGCGGCGTTTCTCGCCACACGCCGTGAGGCAACCGAACGTGCCGCGCAGAGGCTACAGGCTGATCAGCTTACGGATGCCGGGGATACGCAACAGCAGAAGTGA
- a CDS encoding acyltransferase family protein yields MNKTGLAMLKTLACMTAVSFFTLYQSYDSYHYDINLTLNVLSFVSTIATPLYFLLSGYIDAGELHTPAWQLGKIRRILLIFIFWFSFFWFAGMHHKGYLIQPWFVIALIVIYVSHPLIDRLIQRPGLMAAGILLLLVSAFAYDLLASLYPDQRAFSLLPQYRIWTWVLYYLTGRLMAAPRVMQLLTSPRVIRISLLLLPAVYLFTWLYERHYFIARFLATHNDVELTGSQVYLLVLLIVISINAVRLPEKGQWLTSFLTILGKTMTGVYILHYLVFGLLAAAIHIQTLGDKLLVIALTLIFSMALSLLLLRIPGIRKLISL; encoded by the coding sequence GTGAATAAGACCGGGCTGGCAATGCTGAAGACGCTGGCCTGCATGACCGCCGTGTCGTTTTTTACGCTTTACCAGAGCTACGACAGCTATCATTACGACATTAATCTGACGCTGAACGTGCTGAGTTTTGTCTCGACGATTGCCACGCCACTCTATTTTCTGCTGAGTGGCTATATCGACGCCGGTGAGCTGCACACGCCCGCATGGCAGCTGGGGAAAATCCGCCGCATTTTGCTGATTTTTATCTTCTGGTTCAGCTTTTTCTGGTTTGCCGGGATGCACCATAAGGGCTACCTGATTCAGCCGTGGTTCGTGATTGCGCTGATTGTGATTTACGTCTCGCATCCCCTGATCGACCGGCTGATTCAGCGGCCAGGGCTGATGGCAGCCGGAATTTTGCTGCTGCTGGTGTCGGCGTTTGCCTATGACCTGCTCGCCAGCCTCTATCCTGACCAGCGCGCCTTCTCGCTGCTGCCGCAATACCGTATCTGGACGTGGGTGCTCTACTACCTTACAGGCCGGCTGATGGCCGCCCCGCGCGTGATGCAGTTGCTGACTTCACCCAGAGTGATAAGGATCAGCCTGCTGCTGCTGCCTGCGGTTTATCTCTTCACCTGGCTTTATGAACGCCATTACTTTATTGCGCGCTTTCTGGCGACCCACAACGATGTGGAGCTGACGGGCTCGCAGGTTTATCTGCTGGTTCTGCTGATCGTGATCAGCATTAACGCGGTTCGCCTGCCGGAAAAAGGTCAGTGGCTGACGTCGTTTCTGACCATTCTCGGGAAGACCATGACCGGCGTTTATATCCTGCACTATCTGGTTTTTGGCCTGCTGGCCGCCGCAATCCACATTCAGACGCTGGGCGATAAACTGCTGGTTATCGCCCTGACGCTGATTTTTTCGATGGCGCTGTCACTTCTGCTGTTGCGTATCCCCGGCATCCGTAAGCTGATCAGCCTGTAG
- a CDS encoding efflux RND transporter permease subunit yields MRIQEHFIDKPIRIWMVILLLGVGGIYALLNIGRLEDPLFTIKSAVIVTQYPGASAQQVEEEVTLPLENALQRLPSLDNVTSISGNGLSQITVNIHTRYLADQLPQIWDELRRRVDDAARQFPPGVQAPLVNDDFGDVYGYFFVIHGKDYTNSELRNYADQLRRDLVLVPGVAKVAVAGVEQEEIRIALSASKMTAYGMTPQRVADLLSRNNSVASAGTLRVDSESIRFHPTGELKTLDNLANLPILPAGSPQNVHLRDIATLTRGVTDNPANIYFADGEAALAVGISFAPGVNVIDVGDALSARMTHYQQDTPAGISLKVFYNQAHEVKQSVDGFILNFLMALAIVVGTLLLFMGLRSGMVIAASLALNVLGTLLIMNLFKLELQRVSLGALIISLSMLVDNAIVVVEGVKIDHQRGNPLQQAIARMVRRTALPLLGATVIAILAFAPIGLSQDSTGEYCKSLFQVLLISLMLSWVTALTLTPVFINWSEKRRGAAKPEQTEPTAPYQGVVFRLYRRALGGLLRFRLTTLTVMVALLALSLYGFTLVKQNFFPSSSTPVFFTDLWLPYGTDIHYTADTAAEIARFINQDPAVAATVTTVGQGALRFTLTYDATRQYSNFAQIMVRVKDARQLDALSRKTEQYIQQNFPQVNQRIKRIQFGSASDSVIALRVIGPDPEVLRHIGSQLDAIFLAEGSTFPVRNDWQERSKVIRPVFSALRGQELGIEKRDIDQALRMNFSGDAVGIFRDGSRLMPVMLYPADEERQSVDHIENIQLWSAALQHFVPLNNVVSDFRLEWENPLIMRRDRTRVLTVQTDPDPASGFTSAQVIARVQPQIDQLKLPSGYRLEWGGELESSREAQSGLLSSLPVGFLAMFIITVLMFNSLRDAIAIWITVPLALIGVTCGFLITGIPFGFMALIGLLSLSGMLIRNGIVLIEEIRLFQQEKSLQLAIIDAATSRLRPILLTAFTTVLGLLPLLRDVFFQSMAVVIIFGLGFATVLTLLVLPVIYRCFHGREVRGE; encoded by the coding sequence ATGCGTATTCAGGAGCATTTCATTGATAAACCGATTCGCATCTGGATGGTCATTCTGCTGCTGGGCGTGGGGGGTATCTATGCCCTGCTGAACATTGGCCGCCTTGAAGATCCGCTGTTCACCATTAAGTCGGCGGTAATCGTCACTCAGTATCCCGGCGCGTCGGCCCAGCAGGTTGAAGAGGAGGTCACGCTGCCGCTGGAGAATGCGCTGCAACGCCTGCCGTCACTGGATAATGTGACGTCTATTTCAGGCAATGGCCTGTCGCAGATTACCGTCAATATTCATACCCGCTATCTGGCCGATCAGCTGCCGCAAATCTGGGATGAGTTACGCCGCCGGGTCGACGACGCGGCCCGGCAGTTTCCGCCTGGCGTGCAGGCTCCGCTGGTAAACGATGACTTCGGCGACGTTTATGGCTACTTCTTCGTTATCCACGGCAAAGACTATACGAACAGCGAACTGCGCAACTATGCCGATCAGCTGCGCCGTGATCTGGTGCTGGTGCCCGGCGTAGCGAAAGTTGCGGTCGCGGGCGTTGAGCAGGAGGAGATCCGCATCGCGCTTTCCGCCAGCAAAATGACCGCCTATGGCATGACGCCGCAACGCGTCGCCGATCTGCTGAGCCGGAATAACAGCGTCGCCAGTGCCGGAACGCTGAGGGTTGATAGCGAATCGATCCGTTTTCATCCTACCGGCGAGCTGAAGACACTCGACAATCTGGCTAATCTGCCGATTCTGCCTGCGGGCAGCCCGCAGAATGTGCATCTGCGCGATATTGCGACCCTGACGCGTGGCGTGACCGATAATCCGGCCAATATCTACTTTGCTGACGGTGAAGCGGCACTGGCAGTCGGCATTTCGTTTGCGCCCGGCGTCAATGTCATCGATGTTGGCGACGCGCTCTCCGCCCGAATGACGCACTATCAGCAGGATACGCCCGCCGGAATCAGCCTGAAGGTGTTTTACAACCAGGCGCATGAGGTGAAACAGTCGGTTGATGGCTTTATCCTCAACTTCCTGATGGCGCTGGCGATTGTGGTGGGAACGCTGCTGCTGTTTATGGGCCTGCGCAGCGGCATGGTGATTGCCGCCTCACTGGCGCTAAATGTGCTCGGTACGTTATTGATCATGAACCTGTTTAAGCTTGAGCTGCAGCGGGTGTCGCTGGGCGCCCTGATTATTTCGCTCAGCATGCTGGTGGATAATGCCATCGTGGTGGTTGAAGGGGTCAAGATCGACCACCAGCGCGGAAACCCCTTACAGCAGGCGATTGCCCGCATGGTGCGGCGCACCGCCCTGCCGCTGCTGGGCGCCACGGTGATTGCGATCCTCGCCTTTGCACCGATTGGTCTGTCACAGGATTCGACCGGGGAATATTGTAAATCGCTGTTCCAGGTGCTGCTGATTTCACTGATGCTGAGCTGGGTCACGGCGCTGACCTTAACCCCGGTGTTTATCAACTGGAGCGAGAAGCGCCGGGGCGCGGCTAAGCCTGAACAAACTGAACCCACTGCGCCTTATCAGGGCGTGGTCTTCCGGCTTTATCGTCGGGCACTGGGCGGCCTGCTGCGTTTCCGCCTCACCACGCTGACTGTGATGGTGGCGCTGCTGGCGCTGTCGCTGTATGGCTTTACCCTGGTGAAACAGAACTTCTTCCCCTCCTCCAGCACGCCGGTGTTTTTCACCGACCTCTGGCTGCCCTATGGCACCGATATCCATTACACCGCCGATACGGCGGCGGAAATTGCCCGGTTTATTAATCAGGATCCGGCTGTTGCGGCGACGGTCACCACGGTGGGCCAGGGCGCACTGCGCTTTACCCTGACCTATGACGCGACGCGCCAGTACAGCAACTTCGCCCAGATTATGGTGCGGGTTAAGGATGCGCGACAGCTGGATGCGCTGTCGCGGAAGACCGAGCAGTACATTCAGCAGAACTTCCCGCAGGTGAATCAGCGCATCAAGCGAATTCAGTTTGGCAGCGCCAGCGACAGTGTCATTGCCCTGCGAGTGATCGGCCCCGATCCGGAAGTGCTGCGTCACATCGGCAGCCAGCTGGATGCGATTTTCCTGGCGGAGGGATCGACCTTCCCGGTGCGTAACGACTGGCAGGAGCGCAGCAAAGTGATCCGTCCGGTCTTTTCGGCATTGCGTGGTCAGGAACTGGGCATTGAAAAGCGCGATATCGATCAGGCGCTGAGAATGAATTTCAGCGGCGACGCGGTGGGTATTTTCCGGGACGGATCGCGCCTGATGCCGGTCATGCTCTACCCGGCGGACGAAGAGCGGCAGAGTGTCGATCACATTGAGAACATCCAGCTCTGGAGCGCGGCCCTGCAGCACTTTGTGCCGCTGAACAACGTGGTTTCTGACTTCCGTCTGGAGTGGGAGAATCCGCTGATTATGCGTCGTGATCGCACGCGCGTACTGACCGTGCAGACCGATCCCGATCCTGCCTCAGGATTCACCTCCGCCCAGGTTATCGCGCGGGTTCAGCCGCAGATCGATCAACTGAAACTTCCGTCTGGCTACCGGCTTGAATGGGGTGGCGAGCTGGAGAGTTCACGTGAAGCGCAAAGCGGGCTGCTCAGTTCGCTGCCGGTGGGCTTCCTGGCGATGTTTATCATTACCGTGCTGATGTTTAACTCTCTGCGCGATGCTATCGCTATCTGGATCACCGTGCCGCTGGCGCTGATTGGCGTGACCTGTGGCTTTTTAATCACCGGGATTCCGTTTGGCTTCATGGCGCTGATTGGGCTGCTGAGCCTGTCGGGGATGTTGATCCGTAACGGGATCGTGCTGATTGAGGAGATTCGGCTGTTCCAGCAGGAGAAGTCGCTGCAGCTGGCGATTATTGATGCGGCGACCTCGCGTCTCCGCCCTATCCTGCTGACGGCGTTTACCACGGTGCTGGGCCTGTTGCCGCTGCTGCGTGACGTCTTCTTCCAGAGCATGGCCGTAGTGATTATTTTTGGTCTGGGATTTGCGACCGTGCTGACCCTGCTGGTGCTGCCGGTGATCTATCGCTGCTTCCACGGCCGGGAGGTGCGTGGTGAATAA
- a CDS encoding efflux RND transporter periplasmic adaptor subunit, whose translation MIKRKIIPVFLCCLFMTACDQKKEPDAPPPRVIKVFTLESDIAQNIRVFPARIQAGDNTDLAFKRAGQLVQLDIHDGTPVKSGQLLATLNDADAKLRVRDRQTALQLAERQFQRFNTLAQRSAVSKSEMDIQRANRDAAATALKIAQEELQFLTLRAPFDGVIARVQARNHQVVAAGQPIALLTRADLLDVIFTLPETLFTSLDIQNIHYQPEVQFNALPGRFFAAQYKEHTSQTDAATLTYQVVLTMPRPADLPGVAGLSGSVRVRLHNLPNAPAQPRLVVPAAAVFNPDRSPTNQPHVWLVEQDGEALRVKDQPVEVGRLTAQGIEIISGLKPGDRIVAAGVGELRDGEAVRIWQRERGL comes from the coding sequence ATGATTAAACGCAAGATTATCCCCGTTTTTCTCTGTTGTTTATTTATGACAGCCTGCGATCAAAAAAAAGAACCGGATGCACCGCCACCGCGTGTAATTAAAGTTTTCACCCTTGAATCAGATATCGCGCAGAATATCCGGGTTTTCCCTGCCCGTATTCAGGCAGGTGATAATACTGACCTCGCATTTAAACGCGCGGGCCAGCTGGTCCAGCTCGATATACATGACGGAACGCCTGTGAAATCAGGGCAATTGCTTGCCACCCTGAATGATGCGGATGCAAAACTGCGGGTGCGTGACCGTCAGACAGCGCTGCAGCTGGCGGAGCGGCAATTTCAGCGCTTTAACACGCTGGCGCAGCGCAGCGCGGTTTCAAAGTCTGAGATGGATATTCAGCGCGCTAACCGTGATGCCGCCGCGACTGCACTGAAAATCGCGCAGGAGGAGTTACAGTTTCTGACCCTCCGCGCGCCGTTCGATGGCGTTATTGCACGGGTGCAGGCGCGTAATCATCAGGTGGTCGCCGCCGGACAGCCGATTGCGCTGCTGACCCGCGCCGATCTGCTCGACGTGATCTTCACGCTACCGGAAACCCTCTTTACCAGTCTCGATATCCAGAATATTCACTATCAGCCTGAGGTGCAGTTTAACGCCCTGCCAGGCCGCTTTTTTGCCGCGCAATACAAAGAGCATACCAGCCAGACCGACGCCGCGACGCTGACGTATCAGGTGGTGCTGACCATGCCGCGTCCGGCGGATCTGCCTGGCGTTGCCGGTCTCAGTGGCTCGGTGCGCGTCAGGCTGCATAACCTGCCAAATGCTCCTGCCCAGCCGCGGCTGGTGGTGCCGGCAGCTGCGGTATTTAATCCCGATCGCAGCCCCACCAATCAGCCGCATGTCTGGCTGGTTGAGCAGGATGGCGAGGCGCTGCGTGTTAAAGATCAGCCGGTGGAAGTGGGTCGTCTCACCGCGCAGGGCATTGAAATCATCAGCGGGCTGAAGCCGGGCGACCGCATTGTCGCTGCCGGCGTCGGTGAGCTGCGTGACGGTGAAGCGGTACGCATCTGGCAGCGTGAGCGGGGGTTATAA